Sequence from the Thioclava sp. GXIMD4216 genome:
ACGCGGGCGATGTTCGATCTGCAACTCAAGCGCAATACCTGCTCGATCGTCTACGCCTCGATCCAGCGCTGGAGCGAGGTGGTCTCGGCATGGTCGCTGACGGGTGATACCGACATGCGTATTCTGCTGGAGGCGGCCAATCTGAGCATTCTCGAAGAGCTGCGTGACCGTTTGTCACGGCATCCCGAGGTGCTGACCGTCACGACGTCTGTCATTCTGAAGTCGTGGCGGGAAAAGACCTGAAAGCGCGCGCATTCTGCGGCGGAACCGGCTCTTTACGAGCTTCATGTTTCATGCGGTTGCGGGGCAGGGTTTATGTTGGGCCGGATTTTCTGGCGCGGGGGATATCGCAAACAGAAACGGGGCACCTGTCGGCCCCAGTGTTTGATTTGGCCGTTTGGTCTGGCCGTTTGATCTGGCATCGTCAGGTTCTGGCGATGGCGCGCCCTCTGCGCTCTGTCAGGCGGTATGGTTGGGCGAGCCGGAAACGATGGTGCCACCGCCCGAGGTTTTGGAGCCGACAATCGCCACCGGTCGCCCGTCAAGGGTCTGCTGCGACGACCCTGTGACAATGGTGCAGCCGCAGGCGCATTTATCGCCCACCCGTGCAATCGGCTTGCCATCCGCCATTGCCGTGCCGCCCGAGACGATCACATTGGTTCCGTGACCCTGTTTGGGGCAAACATGTTTATCACCCACCCGTGCGACCTGTGGCATCAGCTGTCCTCCTTGGCGGCGGCGCATTCCTCGCAAAGCGGCAGGCCTTCCTTGGCCGCCATCTGCAGCGTCGGCACCTGAGCCGAGCCAGACCCGCCCATAGAGACCGCGCCCTTGAGGTTGATCTTGGCCGCTTCCAGCGTGATCCCCGAGGCGTCGATGGTGATCTTGCCCCCCGGACCCTTGATCTGGAATTTCTCGAAGGCCATCAGCGTGTGCTTGCCGGTATTATTGGTGATCGAGCTGCCCACATCCAGCGTGAATTTGCCAGCGACCTCGCCCTGATAATTGCGGCCTACCTCATAGAGGTGGTCGGCATAGATCGATTGCTTGTGGATATTGCCGACGCGATGGATGTGGTCCTTGCCGTAGTTTTCCTGCTGGTTGCGGGCCACATCGTAATACATATCGTTGCCGATATTCTCGCGGTGGTCATTGCCGACCGAGATCGTCTTGTCATGGCCGATCGATTCCGACTGGTCATTGCCCACGGTTTTCGAGCGGTCATGGCCGATGGAATGGCTTTCGTCATTCTCGATGATCGTATTATGGTCTTTCTGCGCATGCATGAAGACCTCTTCGCGGTCCTTCTCGTCCTCGAAGCGGAATTCATTATAGCCCGAGCCCTGATGGGTGTCGGATTTGAAGGTCGAGACAGTCTTATTGGCGGGCAGATCATAGGGCACGGCGTTTTTGCCGTTATAGACACAACCCGTGACGAGTGGCTTGTCAGGGTCGCCGTCGAGGAATTCGACCACCACCTCCATCCCGATCCGCGGGATAACCATGCCGCCCCAGCCATTGCCAGCCCAGCTTTGTGACACGCGGCAGCGCATGGAATAATCGGCATCCAGATCCCAGTGGAACTGCACCAGAATGCGGCCATATTCGTCGCAGTCAATCTCGCCATCGCCGACAACCACCGCCGTCTGCGGGCCCTTCACATCGGCGCGCGGGGTCTTCAATTCGGGCACCAAAGGCGCGGAAGACGGCATCAGGATATAGCGCCCCGAATAGGCATAGCCATCGCCTTCGGTCCCGCCCGAGCCGTAATTATCCGAGGTATAAGAATGGCTTGCCGAGAGGCAGATATATTCCTCACCAATCCCCGGAACGGTGTCGCCCGCCAGATCGACCCGCGTGCCACCGCGCAGGGTGATGATGTC
This genomic interval carries:
- a CDS encoding PAAR domain-containing protein, which translates into the protein MPQVARVGDKHVCPKQGHGTNVIVSGGTAMADGKPIARVGDKCACGCTIVTGSSQQTLDGRPVAIVGSKTSGGGTIVSGSPNHTA
- a CDS encoding Lrp/AsnC family transcriptional regulator; this translates as MRLSPTENLILELLRENSRRSLTEIADIVGLSRPTVKYHVDKLIESKVISRFTIEVDTTQVDSVTGTRAMFDLQLKRNTCSIVYASIQRWSEVVSAWSLTGDTDMRILLEAANLSILEELRDRLSRHPEVLTVTTSVILKSWREKT
- the tssI gene encoding type VI secretion system tip protein TssI/VgrG, which gives rise to MSVFFSQDARMGRLTTVLGTDELVLQRFDGTDHINALYDYQVDCLASSADVDFDALIGTHASVALVTREGSDQYFDGIVTEARWLGTGDNGHKYRLRLQPWFFLASLRRNQRIFHNKTVVEILTELLGSYSDAGKLTVNLANDYPELEYTVQYRESDMAFATRMMERHGISYHFTHSEGAHEMVLSDAVEAHATIGAVPFKPDDGHHQADFAHFWDWHPARRITTGAIRLTDYNFKTPNAAMETDQIGDAEYAQGQIESFDWPGDYLAQSRGRVVAQLRTQGERGQDRRYEAVGDIITLRGGTRVDLAGDTVPGIGEEYICLSASHSYTSDNYGSGGTEGDGYAYSGRYILMPSSAPLVPELKTPRADVKGPQTAVVVGDGEIDCDEYGRILVQFHWDLDADYSMRCRVSQSWAGNGWGGMVIPRIGMEVVVEFLDGDPDKPLVTGCVYNGKNAVPYDLPANKTVSTFKSDTHQGSGYNEFRFEDEKDREEVFMHAQKDHNTIIENDESHSIGHDRSKTVGNDQSESIGHDKTISVGNDHRENIGNDMYYDVARNQQENYGKDHIHRVGNIHKQSIYADHLYEVGRNYQGEVAGKFTLDVGSSITNNTGKHTLMAFEKFQIKGPGGKITIDASGITLEAAKINLKGAVSMGGSGSAQVPTLQMAAKEGLPLCEECAAAKEDS